Genomic window (Desertibacillus haloalkaliphilus):
GTCACGTAATTATCTGGAATCGTCACGGCGATTTTTGCGCCAGTCGTCTTTGGTAACCAACGATCATAGTAGCCACCGCCGAAGCCTAGCCGATCACCTGCTGCCGAAAAGGCCAACCCAGGCACCAAGATAAAATCAAGTGTCACCACATCCCCAAGCGGTTCACCAATTGGTTCTAGCATACCAAATCTGTGGCGTTCATACTTGGTTGACT
Coding sequences:
- a CDS encoding 5-formyltetrahydrofolate cyclo-ligase, with amino-acid sequence STKYERHRFGMLEPIGEPLGDVVTLDFILVPGLAFSAAGDRLGFGGGYYDRWLPKTTGAKIAVTIPDNYVTTPNWEIEKTDQQVDKVIVLPPV